CATCCTCGGCGAATGGCTGGGCGGCTCGGGCGGCGGCTGGCAGGACTCGGGCGGCGTCTGGCCGGGTCTCAAGGTCATTGAGGGCGCGCCGGCCGCCGAGGGCGACCCGGAATGGGGCGTCAGCAAAGGCCGCCTGCTGCCGCGGCACCAGCTGCTGGGCGGCGGCGCGCTGCACCCCGAAGCGCGCAAGCGGCTCACGGAATCGCTGGTCGTCTTTCATGGCGGCATGGCGCAGAACGTGGGCCCGATCCTCGAGATGGTCACGGAGAAGTACCTGCTCCGGAACCGGGCGGAATGGGAAGCGCGGCTGCGCATGCGCGGCATCTTTGACGGCATCCTCGACGCGCTGCGCGCAGGCGACATCCGCGCCGTGGCGCGCTGCACGACGGAAAACTGGGGCGAACCGCTCAAGTCCATAATCCCGTGGGTGACCAACCGGTTCACTGAGACGGTCATCGCGCGGGCGCGGGAGCGGCTCGGGCAGGATTTCTGGGGCTTTCTGATGCTCGGCGGCATGTCGGGCGGCGGCATGGCCATGTTCGTCGCGCCGCGGCGCCGCGAGGCGTTTCGCGATGAACTGCTGGAAATCCTGCGCGTGACCAAGCGCGAGCTCGAGGATGCGCTGCCCTTCGCGATGGACCCCGTCGTCTACCATTTCGGCATCAATGAGACCGGAACCTCCGCGCGGCTGCTGCGCGGCGCGGAAGCGCTCATGCCGGGCCGCTACTACGGTCTCCAGATTCCCGATTTGGTCCACCGCGACGCGAGCGCCATCCCTTACCTGCGCCGGGCCGAACTCGACCATATCGCGGCGCGCGCGGACCAGCCCGAAGAGACCTCGGCATTGCTGCGCACGATGGTGCGGCACCTGTTCCAGGTCAGCGGTTCCGGGGCGCGGTCGCTGCGCGCGCAGTACGACGATGAGAGCGCGCGCATACGGGCCGAACACGGATTCGACGCGGTGCACCACGAGCAGGTCCGCCGCGACTTGCGCAGCGGGCGCATCGGCCTCGCGCACAACCGCCTTCCTATCGAGACGGACATCCAGGACGTCCGGGACGAGGACGTGGTCGCGCCGGGTCAGCCCGCGCACCGCGCTCTGGGTGAGATTGCGTTGCGCGAGGGCCGCGTCGCGGTGTTGTCGCTCGCGGCGGGCGTCGGCACACGCTGGACCAGCGGCGCGGGGGTGATCAAGGCGGTGAACCCGTTCATCTTCGCCGGGGGCAAACACCGGAGCTTCCTCGAGCTGCACCTTGCCAAGACGCGCCGCGCCGCGCGCGCCTATGGCGCCGCGATTCCGCACATCATTTCGACGAGCTACCTGACCCACGGCGCGATCGAGAAACACCTGCGCATGAACGCGAACTACGGGCATGACGGGCCGCTGGTGCTCTCGCCGGGCCGCGCGATCGGGCAGCGGCTCGTGCCCATGGTCCGGGACCTCGTGTTCCTCTGGGAGGAGATGCCTCAGGAAACGCTGGACGAGCAGAAGCAGAAGGTCCGCGACGCGGTGCGCCAGGCGCTCATGAACTGGGCGCGCGAGAAGGGCGAGGGCAGCAACTACACGGACAACGTGCCGTTACAGCGGTTTCACCCGCCCGGGCATTGGTACGAAATACCCAACATGTTCCGGAACGGCGTGCTGGCGCGGCTGCTCCGGGAACGCCCGCAACTCGAGACGATCATGCTGCACAACATCGACACGCTCGGCGCGAACGTCGACCCCGAACCCCTGGGCGCGCATCTCGCTTCGGGCAGCGTGCTTTCCTTCGAAGTCGTGGCGCGCCGCATCACCGACCGGGGCGGCGGCCTCGCCTGCGTCAACGGCCGCGTACGCCTGCTCGAAGGGCTCGCCCAACCGCGCGAGGAGGACGAACTCCGGCTGCGTTATTACAATTCGATGACGACCTGGGTCCAGATCGACCCGCTGCTGCGGCTGTTCGGGCTCACGCGCGACGACCTGCACGGCCCCGAGGACCGCATCGCGGAGGCCGTGCGCCACATGGCCCAGCATGTGCCTACCTACGTGACGATCAAGGACGTGAAGATGCGCTGGGGGCACGGCCAGGAAGACGTGTACCCCGTCGCTCAGTTCGAAAAACTCTGGAGCGACATGTCCGGGCTGCCGGGTGTCGCGTGCAGCTATATCGTTGTGGACCGGCTGCGCGGACAGCAGCTCAAGTCGCCTGACGAACTGGAACCCTGGGCCAACGACGGCAGCAAGGACTATGTGCTCGGTCTCTGCGACCTGTAGTGGCCGGGGCGCGGCATGGGCTTCAGCCTGTTCTTAGGCGGCCCAGGCAACCCCGCACGCCGAAGCGCGTATTACGAACGAAGAAGTGTGGCTGCGCGGTTCTTCGTTCGTAGTTCAGGCTTCGGTCTGGTCCTGCCGGTGTTTCCCCTTCTTGCGCTTCGTGTATTTCGTGGGATTTGATTGGCCCGCGAAGGACGCGAATCCCCCGAAAACAAGCGGCGGGGCGCCGCTTCCACGGGGGCGCAATTACGATTGGCGCGGTCGCGCTGGCCGCGGCGATTTTCCTCTTGACTACTGTAAAAATATACAGTATAATGATGGATGCGTCGAGAGGAGCGCGAGCCATGAAGATAGTGGACCTGTACCGGTACAACGTGCCGCTGGAGATTCTGGAGTTGTGGCGGAGGCAGGAGAGCGAGGTGCTGCTGCCGTTGCAGGAACTTGCGGTGACGCGTCATAACCTGTTTGGCGGCGACAACTTACTGATTCAGGCGCCGACGAGTTCGGGCAAGACATTTATCGCGGAGATGGCGGCGATTCAGACGGCGTTACGGCGGAAAAAGGTGGTGTATCTGGCGCCGCTGAAGGCGCTGGCGGAGGAGAAATACGCGGATTTCAAGGAGAAGTACGCGGCGTATGGGCTGAAGGTGATTATTTCGACCCGGGACCGGCGCGAGTTCGACCGGGACTTCGAGGACGGCGATTTCTCGATTGCCGTGGTGGTGTATGAGAAGCTGGCGCAGTTGCTGGTGCGGCGCCCGGAGCGGCTGGAGGAGATCGACCTGGTCCTGGCGGACGAGTTGGAACTGCTTTCCGACCCGGAACGGGGCCCGATGGCGGAATTGCTGCTGACGCGCATCCTGCATTACGGCGAGGGCGTTTCGCGGCGGCGTTTGATCGGGTTGTCGGCGGTTATCGGCGGCGCGGAGCAGTTGGCGGAATGGATGGGCGCGCGGCTGGTCCAGTATGAGCGGCGGCCCATCGAGCTGCGCTACGGCGTGCTATACGAGGGCGTGTTCCGGTATCGCACGTACAACGAATTCACGGAAGGCGAAGAACGGCTCATCGACGCGGGCAGCGAATCGGCCTGGGAACAGCTCACGCAGAACGTATGCGCATTCGCGCAGCGGGGCGAGGCGTGCCTGATCTTCGTGAAGGCACGGCACGAGTCGCGCCGGGGCGCGGAATTGCTGGCGGGCCGGGTTGGGCTGCCGGCGGCGAAGCAAACGATCGAGGCGTTGCGCGAACTCGACCCGACGCGTTCGCGCAATACGCTGCTCGAAACGCTGTCCTGCGGCGTGGCGTTTCATAACACGGACCTCTCGCCCGAGGAACGGCGCGCGGTCGAGGAGGGGTTCCGCCGCGGCGAAGTCCTGGTGCTGGTCTCGACGAGCACGCTTGCCGTCGGGCTGAACCTGCCCGCGCAGAACGTGTTCCTAACGGCGGACAAGTGGCGCTACGACAACCGGCTCGGCATGCCCTGGAAAACGCCCATCCTGCACACGGAATACGAGAATATGAGCGGCCGGGCCGGGCGCTACGGCTCGGGACAGGCGTTCGGGCGGTCGATCCTGATCGCGACCACTCCCTTCGATCAGGAGACGCTCTGGCGGCGCTACGTGGACGGCGAGCGCGAGCGCATCGATCCGCGGCTCGCACAGACGCCGCTCGAGAATCACGCGCTGCGGCTGGTCGCGTCGCGGTCGTGCCGCACCTTGAACGAGTTGCTGACGTTCCTGGAGCACACGCTCAGCGGGCGCTGGGTCTGGGCCGAGACGCTGACCCTCGACGAGGTCGAATTCCGGTTGCGCTCCGCGGTGAACCGGTGCGTTGACGCGGGCGCCGCCGTTTCGCACCCGGACGGGCGCCTCGAGGCCACGCCGTTCGGTCTTGCGGTGGCGGCGAAGGGCATCGCCATCGAGACGGCCCGCGCGCTCGAACATTGGATAGGCCAGTGCGAGATGCGCGCGTGGCCGGCCATCGACCTGCTGTTCGCGGCGGCCTCGACGGCCGACGGGCGCATGCTGCAGCTTTCGCTGACGGCGCGCGAATACGACCACGCCGATTACCCGACCGTGCTGAAGCGGCTCACGCGGGACGAGCCGCTCGAAGCGGACACGCCCCTCAACCGGATCCGCAACTCGAACGCGCAACCCTTTTTTGAGGAGGTGCGCGCCATCAAGGTCGCGCTGTTCCTCCAGGAATGGATCGAGCATGCGGCGGTCCCCGATCTCGAGGAGCACTACCATACCACCGCCGGGCAGGTTTTCGCCGCCGCGGAGCAGGTCAGCTGGCTTATCGACGCCGCCGCGGCCGTCGCGTCCGCCTTTGGCGCGAACGCCGGGTTCATCGAGCGAATCCGGACGCTGTCCGAACGCGTGCAATACGGCCTGCGCGAGGAGGCGCTGCCGCTGGCGCGCTGTCCTGCCGGACTGACGCGCAACGAAATCCTCGCGCTGGCCGCGCAGCGGCTGGACACGCCCGCCGCTATCACTGCGCTTTCCGAAAAGGCGCTTACACGCTGGCTCTCCGAGGCGCAAGCGCGCCGGCTCCATGCCTGGGCGCGGCGGCAGCATGTCCCCGAATGCGCAACCCCGGGCGACGTGCTGCCCGCGCCCGCACGTCCCGTGCTCATTGTCGACGACGATGCGCCGGGCGAAATCCTGCTTGACGGCGTGCGCGTTGCGCTTCAGGAGAAGCAATACCGGCTCATCCGCGTGCTGGCGGCGCATGCCGGCGCGTGCGTGCCCTACGACGCGATCTACGAGGCCGTATGGGGCGACGTTGTTGTCGAGCCCAATCAAATGCATTTCCAGAAGCGCAGCCTGGTCAAGCGGGTCATGGAGGCGTGCCCCGCGCACAAGGAACTCATCGGGACGACGCCGAAGCGCGGGTTCAAGCTCAACCTGCCGCCGGACCAGGTGCTGGTCAAGCCCCGGGCTGTCTCCAGCGCGGCGTGAGCGGCCTCAAATCTGAAAGTTCAAATCTGAGAGTTCGAATCCGGCGTTCCCGGCGCGGCGCCGGGCCGCCACCACACATAAGCGTCAACGTCGCGCAGCGGTGCGAACCCCAGTCTTTCGTAGAGCGAGCGCGCGGGGTTGGTCTTGGTGACACCGAGTGCGGCCTGGGTCAGGCCGGCGTCGCGAAACGCTTCGGCCAGGCGCTGGAGCAGCCGGCCCGCGATGCCGCGGCGCCGGTATTCCGGGCGCACGGCCACCTGCAGCACGAACCCTGTATTGGGCGCGATTTCGCAGCCGAGCACGGCTCCCACGCAGCGCCCGGCGTCGAAAACGGCGAGCATATAGCCGGGGCGGACGCGCCCGAAGGCGCCGGTGGCCGCGCGCGAAACGAACGCATAGGCGAGTTCCGGCGCCGAAACGTCGATGTGCAGGCGCCGTCCGGGGCCGTCGCGGTATGCGTCCACGAGACACCCGGCCACGTCCTCCCAATGGGTCGGCGTGCAGGCCGCGACGGGTCGGGGTTCGTCGCGGAGCGTCTGGTTGATTTCCACGCCCTGTTCAATCGCGCACAGGCTCCGATGCCGCAACGGCGCAAGCATCAGGAGGCGCTCGATGTGCTCAAACCCGCACGCGCGGAACGCGGGCGTGAGGTTGAGCCGGCAGAACGGGACGCACTCGCACGCGATGTGGTCCAGCCCGTCTTGCCGCAGGTCGGCCGCGGCGCGCTCCACGAGCGCCTTTTCGACACCCCGCCCTTCGAACGGCTGCAGTACATGAAGGTACGTGATATGCGCAGCGGGCGGCCTCTGGACGGCTGTGAGGCAGCCCAATGCCTGCGCCCCGTCATCCCAGGCGGCAATGGCATAGAGCGACGCATGGGCCAGCGCGGCGCGCATGCCGTCGGGGGCGACGCTCAGATAGTGCGCCGCGGCCGCGGGACCGTACAAACTGCCGAGCCCCGCGGCAGTCTCAGCGATGAACGCGGCAGCGTTTTGAGGGGGCGACGAGATACGGCGCACTTGCATGAACGCGGTCCTGATGCACGCTTGGACGCTCGACGCGGAGTATATCCGGTCCCGGGGCTTGAGGTCATCCGGCGTTCGTGGAAGCCTGAATCTTGTGGGGAAACGCCGCCATGGGATAGAGTCGGGCACGGAGGTTGAAACCATGAGCATATTTGAAGCCGTGCAACGTCCCGAACTGTTGCATGCGATGGTGGTGCATTTCCCTGTTGTCCTTGCCGTGCTCGGCGTTCCGCTTGCCGCAATTACCGCAGTACTTTCCAGAAAGAGGCTGCTGCTATGGGTAACGGTGGGCTTTTTCGCGGCCTTGACGCTCATCGCGTGGGCCGCCATGCTCACGGGCGAAAAGGCCCGTGAGGCGGCGCCTGCTTCCCTGACCGCGGAAGTCTGGCCGCGGATCGAGGCGCACGAGGCGGCCGCCGAGAAGGTCTGGGTCGCATCCGCCGTAACCGCGCTGCTCGCGCTGCTCACGCTGATACCGCGCGCGCGCATGCAACAGGTCATTCGCGGGATGATGGTTCTCGCGGCGTTCACCACGGCGGGGGTCGTGGGGATCACGGGACATCGCGGGGCCATGCTGGTCTATCAATATGGCGTAGGCACAAAGGCGCTCGCGTTGTCCGCGGTTCCGGCTTCCGGGGCCGCGCCGGAGGCGTCCCCGCTGACTGCGGCCGATGCCGCCGCGCCGGAGAGGGACCAGGCGCAGCCTTGGCGGCTGCTTTCCGAGTCCAG
This window of the Candidatus Hydrogenedentota bacterium genome carries:
- a CDS encoding UTP--glucose-1-phosphate uridylyltransferase, producing MNVFVETITTNDPQKRDRAFRDLCAPLSARQVLDACEELESFRRNASNLYERVRATLFLYAACRFFLADARDIAPSGRIPYDGFEDFLARRFERAIERFRGVLHAGGPNGAILSALGETYHHLAFQTLADQVRRSVRASEGNRWMFRVGHAEEHPVRIRPEMLDRGGGAPFYPVLLERTPVRLDLSHSGWSDIFFLGMDFPEGARVLNISVDLGVYGRDQAVKPPVETYVRVIPEPVLRLTSVDLEATKDITDLGDLFNFGNDYLGLLKAGVIASGLAPPSFEGTGQSIVDILGRVVEPGRGVELVTRVNDIPKGSRLAVSTTLLASIVSVLMRATGQTEKLEGVLSERERRLVASRAILGEWLGGSGGGWQDSGGVWPGLKVIEGAPAAEGDPEWGVSKGRLLPRHQLLGGGALHPEARKRLTESLVVFHGGMAQNVGPILEMVTEKYLLRNRAEWEARLRMRGIFDGILDALRAGDIRAVARCTTENWGEPLKSIIPWVTNRFTETVIARARERLGQDFWGFLMLGGMSGGGMAMFVAPRRREAFRDELLEILRVTKRELEDALPFAMDPVVYHFGINETGTSARLLRGAEALMPGRYYGLQIPDLVHRDASAIPYLRRAELDHIAARADQPEETSALLRTMVRHLFQVSGSGARSLRAQYDDESARIRAEHGFDAVHHEQVRRDLRSGRIGLAHNRLPIETDIQDVRDEDVVAPGQPAHRALGEIALREGRVAVLSLAAGVGTRWTSGAGVIKAVNPFIFAGGKHRSFLELHLAKTRRAARAYGAAIPHIISTSYLTHGAIEKHLRMNANYGHDGPLVLSPGRAIGQRLVPMVRDLVFLWEEMPQETLDEQKQKVRDAVRQALMNWAREKGEGSNYTDNVPLQRFHPPGHWYEIPNMFRNGVLARLLRERPQLETIMLHNIDTLGANVDPEPLGAHLASGSVLSFEVVARRITDRGGGLACVNGRVRLLEGLAQPREEDELRLRYYNSMTTWVQIDPLLRLFGLTRDDLHGPEDRIAEAVRHMAQHVPTYVTIKDVKMRWGHGQEDVYPVAQFEKLWSDMSGLPGVACSYIVVDRLRGQQLKSPDELEPWANDGSKDYVLGLCDL
- a CDS encoding DEAD/DEAH box helicase, which translates into the protein MKIVDLYRYNVPLEILELWRRQESEVLLPLQELAVTRHNLFGGDNLLIQAPTSSGKTFIAEMAAIQTALRRKKVVYLAPLKALAEEKYADFKEKYAAYGLKVIISTRDRREFDRDFEDGDFSIAVVVYEKLAQLLVRRPERLEEIDLVLADELELLSDPERGPMAELLLTRILHYGEGVSRRRLIGLSAVIGGAEQLAEWMGARLVQYERRPIELRYGVLYEGVFRYRTYNEFTEGEERLIDAGSESAWEQLTQNVCAFAQRGEACLIFVKARHESRRGAELLAGRVGLPAAKQTIEALRELDPTRSRNTLLETLSCGVAFHNTDLSPEERRAVEEGFRRGEVLVLVSTSTLAVGLNLPAQNVFLTADKWRYDNRLGMPWKTPILHTEYENMSGRAGRYGSGQAFGRSILIATTPFDQETLWRRYVDGERERIDPRLAQTPLENHALRLVASRSCRTLNELLTFLEHTLSGRWVWAETLTLDEVEFRLRSAVNRCVDAGAAVSHPDGRLEATPFGLAVAAKGIAIETARALEHWIGQCEMRAWPAIDLLFAAASTADGRMLQLSLTAREYDHADYPTVLKRLTRDEPLEADTPLNRIRNSNAQPFFEEVRAIKVALFLQEWIEHAAVPDLEEHYHTTAGQVFAAAEQVSWLIDAAAAVASAFGANAGFIERIRTLSERVQYGLREEALPLARCPAGLTRNEILALAAQRLDTPAAITALSEKALTRWLSEAQARRLHAWARRQHVPECATPGDVLPAPARPVLIVDDDAPGEILLDGVRVALQEKQYRLIRVLAAHAGACVPYDAIYEAVWGDVVVEPNQMHFQKRSLVKRVMEACPAHKELIGTTPKRGFKLNLPPDQVLVKPRAVSSAA
- a CDS encoding GNAT family N-acetyltransferase; the protein is MQVRRISSPPQNAAAFIAETAAGLGSLYGPAAAAHYLSVAPDGMRAALAHASLYAIAAWDDGAQALGCLTAVQRPPAAHITYLHVLQPFEGRGVEKALVERAAADLRQDGLDHIACECVPFCRLNLTPAFRACGFEHIERLLMLAPLRHRSLCAIEQGVEINQTLRDEPRPVAACTPTHWEDVAGCLVDAYRDGPGRRLHIDVSAPELAYAFVSRAATGAFGRVRPGYMLAVFDAGRCVGAVLGCEIAPNTGFVLQVAVRPEYRRRGIAGRLLQRLAEAFRDAGLTQAALGVTKTNPARSLYERLGFAPLRDVDAYVWWRPGAAPGTPDSNSQI